One genomic window of Oncorhynchus clarkii lewisi isolate Uvic-CL-2024 chromosome 5, UVic_Ocla_1.0, whole genome shotgun sequence includes the following:
- the LOC139409629 gene encoding vesicle-associated protein-like gives MDVGIDVGMDVGTDVGIDVSIDVGTDVGIDVGIDVGIDVGTDVGIDVGMDVGTDVGIDVGIDVGLDVGTGVGIDVGIDVGMDVGTDVGIDVGIDVGLDVGIDVGTGVGTGVGIDVGIDVGIDVGIDVGIDVGIDVGTDVGTDVGIDVGLDVGLDVGIDVGIDVGIDVGIDVGIDVGLDVGIDVGIDVGTDVGTDVGIDVGLDVGTDVGIDVGLDVGTDVGIDVGIDVGTDVGIDVGIDVGIDVGIDVGLDVGTGVGIDVGIDVGIDVGLDVGTGVGIDVGIDVGIDVGIDVGLDVGTGVGIDVGIDVGIDVGIDVGLDVGTGVGIDVGIDVGIDVGIDVGIDVGIDVGLDVGTGVGIDVGIGVGIDVGIDVGLDVGTDVGIDVGIDVGIDVGIDVGIGVGIDVGIDVGIDVGMQTYGPS, from the coding sequence atggatgtgggtatagatgtgggtatggatgtgggtacggatgtgggtatagatgtgagTATAGATGTGGGTACGGATGTGGGTAttgatgtgggtatagatgtgggtatagatgtgggtacggatgtgggtatagatgtgggtatggatgtgggtacagatgtgggtatagatgtgggtatagatgtgggtttAGATGTGGGTACGGGTGTGGGTAttgatgtgggtatagatgtgggtatggatgtgggtacagatgtgggtatagatgtgggtatagatgtgggtttagatgtgggtatagatgtgggtacgGGTGTGGGTACgggtgtgggtatagatgtgggtattgATGTGGGTAttgatgtgggtatagatgtgggtattgatgtgggtatagatgtgggtacgGATGTGGGTacagatgtgggtatagatgtgggtttAGATGTGGgtttagatgtgggtatagatgtgggtattgatgtgggtatagatgtgggtattgatgtgggtatagatgtgggtttAGATGTGGGTAttgatgtgggtatagatgtgggtacgGATGTGGGTacagatgtgggtatagatgtgggtttAGATGTGGGTacagatgtgggtatagatgtgggtttAGATGTGGGTacagatgtgggtatagatgtgggtatagatgtgggtacagatgtgggtatagatgtgggtatagatgtgggtatagatgtgggtatagatgtgggtttAGATGTGGGTACGGGTGTGGGTAttgatgtgggtatagatgtgggtatagatgtgggtttAGATGTGGGTACgggtgtgggtatagatgtgggtatagatgtgggaatagatgtgggtatagatgtgggtttAGATGTGGGTACGGGTGTGGGTAttgatgtgggtatagatgtgggaatagatgtgggtatagatgtgggtttAGATGTGGGTACGGGTGTGGGTAttgatgtgggtatagatgtgggtattgatgtgggtatagatgtgggaatagatgtgggtatagatgtgggtttAGATGTGGGTACgggtgtgggtatagatgtgggtataggtGTGGGTAttgatgtgggtatagatgtgggtttAGATGTGGGTacggatgtgggtatagatgtgggtattgatgtgggtatagatgtgggaaTAGATGTGGGTATAGGTGTGGGTAttgatgtgggtatagatgtgggaaTAGATGTGGGTATGCAGACTTATGGCCCCTCATGA